A window from Chroicocephalus ridibundus chromosome 19, bChrRid1.1, whole genome shotgun sequence encodes these proteins:
- the RPL11 gene encoding large ribosomal subunit protein uL5, whose protein sequence is MAQDQGEKENPMRELRIRKLCLNICVGESGDRLTRAAKVLEQLTGQTPVFSKARYTVRSFGIRRNEKIAVHCTVRGAKAEEILEKGLKVREYELRKNNFSDTGNFGFGIQEHIDLGIKYDPSIGIYGLDFYVVLGRPGFSIADKKRRTGNIGAKHRIGKEEAMRWFQQKYDGIILPGK, encoded by the exons ATGGCG CAAGACCAAGGTGAAAAGGAGAACCCCATGCGAGAGCTGCGCATCCGCAAGCTCTGCCTCAACATCTGCGTTGGGGAGAGCGGGGACAGGCTCACCAGAGCTGCCAAAGTGCTGGAGCAGCTGACGGGCCAGACCCCCGTCTTCTCCAAAG CACGATACACTGTAAGATCCTTCGGAATCAGGAGAAACGAGAAGATTGCTGTTCATTGCACAGTTCGCGGGGCCAAAGCAGAGGAGATTCTGGAGAAGGGGTTGAAG GTGCGAGAATACGAGTTGAGAAAAAACAACTTCTCAGACACTGGGAACTTTGGCTTTGGAATCCAGGAGCACATCGATCTGGGGATTAAATACGATCCCAGTATTGGTATCTACGGCTTGGACTTCTACGTG GTGCTGGGCAGGCCTGGTTTCAGCATTGCTGACAAGAAACGCAGGACTGGCAACATTGGAGCCAAGCACAGAATTGGAAAGGAAGAAGCCATGCGCTGGTTTCAGCAAAAG tatgaTGGCATCATCCTTCCTGGTAAATAA
- the LOC134525111 gene encoding sodium-dependent phosphate transport protein 3-like, translating into MQCHVDNTQAGDRPEAKQDEAPLLAQHLSSRTGLCSARSGLALALHVSLFVAYALRVSLSITIVAMTNSSHPHGWSGSAPHGSYPGFAQDAPVYNWSAETQGIVLSSFFYGYGLTQALGGYCSGLFGGKPILGSGLLLSSVLTLLVPPAAELGLSFLIGLQVLLGLAEGVIFPAQYTLWAKWAPPLERSRLMNIADAGQPEAEEGIQTPKGANVDTKVLVCTGASFAPPHFPIVNQAGGCRMHFWDFLCSLPGWDHLPESGVAFCLLYLWWRWLCLVLLLVPPRVRGPCTSPMD; encoded by the exons ATGCAGTGCCACGTGGACAACAcgcaggcaggggacaggccGGAGGCAAAGCAGGATGAAGCCCCTCTGCTTGCCCAGCATCTCTCCTCTCGCACAG GGCTCTGCTCCGCTCGCTCTGGCCTGGCCCTAGCCCTGCATGTCTCTCTCTTTGTGGCGTACGCACTGCGggtcagcctcagcatcaccatCGTCGCCATGACCAACAGCAGCCACCCCCACGGCTGGTCCGGCAGCGCTCCCCATGGCTCCTACCCAGGATTTGCTCAGGAT GCCCCCGTGTACAACTGGAGTGCTGAGACTCAAGGAATCGTCCTCAGCTCCTTCTTCTATGGCTACGGCCTCACGCAGGCGCTGGGCGGGTACTGCTCAGGGCTGTTTGGGGGAAAACCCATCCTGGGCAGTGGGCTCCTGCTCTCCTCCGTGCTCACCCTCCTcgtgccaccagcagcagagctcgGCTTGAGCTTCCTCATtgggctgcaggtgctgctgggcttgGCTGAG GGAGTGATATTTCCAGCTCAGTACACACTCTGGGCAAAGTGGGCCCCTCCGCTGGAACGCAGCAGGCTCATGAACATCGCTGATGCTG GTCAGCCTGAGGCAGAAGAGGGAATCCAGACACCGAAGGGAGCAAACGTGGATACAAAAGTGCTTGTTTGCACAGGCGCTTCGTTTGCACCACCACATTTTCCCATTGTGAATCAGGCTGGAGGCTGTAG GATGCACTTTTGGGACTTTCTTTGCTCTCTTCCTGGCTGGGATCATCTGCCAGAGTCTGGGGTGGCCTTTTGTCTTCTATATCTTTG GTGGCGTTGGCTGTGCCTGGTGCTTCTGCTGGTTCCTCCTCGTGTACGAGGACCCTGCACATCACCCATGGATTAG
- the PPT1 gene encoding palmitoyl-protein thioesterase 1 encodes MCPVKMAAIRAAVLVLLGLCLGGAAAAIPLVIWHGMGDSCCNPQSMGYIKKIVENKIPGIYVLSLKIGNNLIQDMENSFFMNVNDQVREVCSQLAKDPHLKGGYNAMGFSQGGQFLRAVAQRCPSPPMLNLISVGGQHQGVYGFPRCPGESSHICDWIRKTLDLGAYTQAVQEHLVQAEYWHDPLKEEDYRKNSIFLADINQERGINETYKKNLMALKKFVMVKFLNDTMVDPPISEWFGFYKSGQAKETIPLKETSLYLEDRLGLQEMDKAGKLVFLGVKGDHLHFSEEWFYSTILPFLQ; translated from the exons ATGTGCCCAGTCAAGATGGCGGCGATCAGGGCGGCGGTGCTGGTGCTTCTGGGGCTCTGCCTGGGCGGCGCGGCTGCCGCCATCCCCTTAGTTATCTGGCACGGCATGG GAGACAGTTGCTGTAATCCACAAAGCATgggctacattaaaaaaatagtggAGAATAAAATACCAGGGATATATGTTCTGTCTCTCAAGATTGGAAACAACCTGATACAG GATATGGAGAACAGCTTCTTTATGAATGTGAATGATCAAGTGAGAGAGGTGTGCAGCCAGCTCGCCAAGGACCCTCATCTGAAAGGAGGCTACAACGCAATGGGCTTCTCCCAAGGAGGCCAGTTCCT GAGGGCGGTGGCCCAGAGGTGCCCTTCTCCTCCCATGCTCAATTTGATCTCCGTTGGGGGACAGCATCAAG GCGTATACGGCTTTCCACGCTGTCCTGGGGAGAGCTCCCATATCTGTGACTGGATCCGAAAGACGCTGGATCTGGGTGCCTACACGCAAGCTGTTCAAGAGCA cttgGTACAAGCAGAATATTGGCATGACCCTCTAAAGGAGGAGGACTACAGGAAAAACAGCATCTTTTTGGCTGACATAAATCAGGAGAGG GGCATCAATGAGACATACAAGAAAAACCTGATGGCTCTGAAAAAGTTTGTGATGGTTAAATTTCTCAATGATACCATGGTCGACCCTCCAATCTCTGAG TGGTTTGGGTTTTACAAAAGTGGCCAAGCCAAGGAGACCATCCCGCTGAAGGAGACCTCGCTGTACCTAGAG GAtcgcctggggctgcaggagatgGACAAAGCAGGGAAGCTGGTGTTCCTCGGGGTGAAAGGGGATCACCTGCACTTCTCGGAGGAGTGGTTTTACAGTACtattctccccttcctccagtgA
- the CAP1 gene encoding adenylyl cyclase-associated protein 1, with product MERLVERLEKAVERLEMVCQRPGMCEDGSSKGVAQYVQAFDALLAGPVAEYIKISKEVGGDVQKHAEMVHAGLMSERALLVMASQHQQPAENAFSSLLKPISEQIQVVQNFREKNRGSKLFNHLSAVSESIPALGWVAMAPKPAPYVKEMTDAAMFYTNRILKEYKDVDKKHVDWVKAYLSIWTELQAYIKEYHTTGLTWSKTGPVATEGSKAPSAPQAGAAPPPPGPPPPPAPAPTSSSTDDSASRSALFAQINRGEGITSGLRHVSDDMKTHKNPALKNQGGPVRSGPKPFTAPKPSCNANNPSPKTSPKAPALLELEGKKWRVENQENASNLVISDTELKQVAYVFKCTNSTLQIKGKINSITLDNCKKLGLVFDDVVGIVEIINSRDVKVQVMGKVPTISINKTDGCHVYLSKNSLDCEIVSAKSSEMNVLIPTEGGDFTEFPVPEQFKTVWNGQKLVTTVTEIAG from the exons ATGGAAAGACTGGTTGAACGGTTGGAGAAGGCTGTGGAGCGCCTGGAGATGGTGTGCCAAAGACCTGGCATGTGTGAAGATGGCTCTTCCAAAG GAGTGGCTCAGTACGTGCAGGCTTTTGATGCCCTTCTGGCTGGCCCAGTAGCTGAATACATCAAGATCAGCAAAGAAGTTGGTGGGGATGTGCAGAAGCAT GCTGAGATGGTTCATGCAGGCTTGATGAGTGAGAGGGCTCTTCTGGTGATGGCATCTCAACATCAACAGCCAGCAGAG AATGCATTTTCATCACTTCTGAAACCGATTTCAGAGCAAATCCAGGTGGTGCAGAATTTCAGGGAGAAGAACCGTGGTAGCAAACTGTTCAATCACCTATCAGCAGTCAGCGAGAGcatcccagccctgggctgggtggCCATG GCTCCAAAGCCTGCTCCATACGTGAAGGAAATGACTGATGCTGCCATGTTTTATACCAACCGGATCCTCAAGGAGTACAAGGATGT AGATAAAAAGCACGTGGACTGGGTGAAAGCTTATCTGAGTATCTGGACAGAGCTGCAGGCCTATATCAAAGAGTATCACACCACGGGGCTGACTTGGAGCAAAACG GGTCCTGTAGCAACAGAAGGGTCTAAAGCACCATCCGCTCCCCAAGCCGGGGCTGCACCTCCCCCACCAGGCCCTCCTCCCCCACCTGCTCCTGCCCCTACAAGCTCCAGTACAGATGACTCTGCCTCCCGCTCCGCGCTCTTCGCCCAGATCAATCGGGGAGAAGGCATCACCTCTG GCTTAAGACATGTTTCAGATGACATGAAGACCCACAAGAATCCAGCATTGAAGAACCAAGGGGGTCCTGTGAGAAGTGGACCCAAACCTTTCACTGCTCCCAAACCATCCTGTAATGCTAATAATCCCTCCCCAAAAACCTCTCCAAAGGCACCTGCGTTGCTAGAATTAGAGGGCAAAAAGTGGAGAGTG GAAAACCAGGAGAATGCCAGTAACCTGGTAATCAGTGACACAGAGTTGAAGCAGGTAGCATATGTTTTCAAGTGCACAAATAGTACGCTCCAAATCAAAGGCAAGATCAATTCCATCACCCTCG ATAACTGTAAGAAGCTAGGGCTGGTGTTCGATGACGTGGTGGGCATCGTAGAGATCATAAACAGCAGGGACGTTAAAGTTCAG GTAATGGGTAAAGTGCCAACGATTTCCATCAACAAGACAGACGGTTGCCACGTGTATCTGAGCAAGAACTCCCTAGACTGTGAAATCGTCAGTGCCAAGTCATCAGAGATGAATGTCCTTATTCCCACAGAGGGTGGTGACTTT ACTGAATTCCCTGTCCCAGAACAGTTCAAGACAGTGTGGAACGGTCAGAAGTTGGTTACCACCGTGACAGAAATTGCTGGTTAA